Proteins encoded in a region of the Neodiprion virginianus isolate iyNeoVirg1 chromosome 2, iyNeoVirg1.1, whole genome shotgun sequence genome:
- the LOC124297598 gene encoding T-box transcription factor TBX20-like has product MLLESRTFAGCRKRHGLTVRTETRGGGAAEEESSCSRLLGKMQSESTTTTVNSAGIPRCNRDDGDESSSPSPNSSIPGLLNNLSNNCNSNRPCATDFSIAAIMARRDSRNQQQQHHHNRNSQQQAVGGGKLHQHEREPGGSGVSRGRPPPLDNVDTEEEPENDDAGSTSGKAASPANPLLQERSNCEELRHVVCHLETKELWDKFNKLGTEMIITKTGRRMFPTCRVSFSGLRAEGRYAVLMDIVPVDNKRYRYAYHRSSWLVAGKADPPAPARLYLHPDSPFTGEQLRKQVVSFEKVKLTNNDLDKLGHLVLNSMHKYQPRIHLVIRPDSGAGGPILDLEQEPYKTFVFPEAIFTAVTAYQNQLITKLKIDSNPFAKGFRDSSRLTEFERETMESMLAEQQYLRSPLRLSYEMEQLQAAGTTSNLSLEEKALLAARSQLFLRAAAAAAVGPYTPLVNPALMYSGVAAAASSSHHHHQQQQQQQQQQQQQQQQLWWASSIGPTLFAAAHHHHQQQIAASNAQQQAATGPAAPRPLYPSALALAHHRFSPYHTANPVSAVTSSAPSPSPSRRATPSPTDSLCCEAQDLSPS; this is encoded by the exons ATGTTGCTGGAGTCGCGTACCTTCGCCGGCTGCAGGAAGAGACACGGACTGACGGTCAGGACTGAGACCCGGGGCGGTGGCGCTGCAGAAGAGGAATCCTCCTGCTCGCGCCTCCTCGGTAAAATGCAGAGCGAGTCTACGACTACCACGGTTAATTCTGCTGGAATACCGCGGTGCAACCGAGACGACGGCGACGAGAGCTCGAGCCCTTCGCCCAACAGCAGCATACCTGGGCTGCTCAACAACCTCAGCAACAATTGCAACTCCAATCGGCCATGCGCCACGGACTTCAGCATAGCGGCCATCATGGCACGGAGAGATTCACGcaaccagcagcagcagcatcatcATAACCGGAACTCGCAGCAACAAGCCGTCGGTGGAGGAAAACTCCATCAACACG AAAGGGAACCGGGTGGCTCAGGCGTTTCAAGGGGAAGACCGCCGCCTTTGGATAATGTTGACACGGAGGAAGAACCGGAAAATGATGACGCCGGAAGCACGAGTGGCAAGGCTGCGTCACCCGCAAATCCTCTGCTCCAGGAGCGGTCGAATTGCGAAGAACTCAGGCACGTCGTTTGCCATTTGGAGACCAAGGAGCTCTGGGACAAGTTTAACAAGCTGGGTACGGAGATGATCATCACCAAAACGGGACG GCGAATGTTCCCGACTTGTCGGGTGTCCTTTAGTGGCCTGAGGGCGGAGGGTCGCTATGCAGTACTGATGGACATCGTCCCCGTGGACAACAAGAGGTATCGATACGCCTACCACAGGAGTTCCTGGCTCGTAGCCGGAAAAGCTGATCCACCCGCGCCTGCCCGTCTCTACCTTCACCCCGACTCTCCCTTTACCGGGGAACAGCTGCGCAAGCAGGTCGTCTCCTTCGAGAAGGTCAAGCTGACCAACAACGATTTGGATAAGCTCGGACAC CTTGTGCTTAATTCGATGCACAAATATCAGCCCCGCATTCACCTTGTGATACGTCCCGACTCCGGCGCTGGAGGACCGATTTTGGATCTCGAGCAGGAACCTTACAAAACGTTCGTCTTCCCGGAGGCCATTTTTACAGCCGTAACCGCCTACCAAAATCAACTC attaCGAAACTGAAGATTGACAGCAATCCCTTCGCCAAAGGTTTCAGAGATTCTTCTCGACTAACCGAATTCGAGAG AGAGACGATGGAGTCAATGCTGGCGGAGCAGCAATACCTGCGATCGCCGTTGCGGCTCTCCTACGAAATGGAGCAGCTCCAGGCGGCGGGAACCACGAGCAACCTAAGCCTCGAGGAGAAGGCCCTCCTGGCAGCTCGATCTCAGCTCTTCCTGCGGGCGGCGGCAGCCGCGGCGGTTGGGCCTTACACACCCCTTGTTAACCCAGCGTTGATGTACTCCGGTGTCGCCGCGGCAGCTTCCTCGAgtcaccaccaccaccagcagcaacagcagcagcagcagcaacagcaacaacaacagcagcagctcTGGTGGGCCTCGTCGATCGGGCCCACTCTATTCGCGGCGGCGCATCATCACCATCAGCAACAGATCGCGGCCTCGAACGCGCAGCAACAGGCCGCAACTGGACCAGCGGCGCCCCGCCCACTTTACCCTTCCGCCCTGGCCTTGGCCCATCACCGTTTCTCTCCGTATCACACGGCTAACCCTGTCTCGGCAGTCACATCCTCCGCACCCTCGCCCTCGCCATCCAGGAGGGCTACACCCTCACCGACCGACAGTCTTTGCTGCGAGGCCCAGGACCTCTCGCCCTCCTAG